From Methanocella paludicola SANAE, a single genomic window includes:
- a CDS encoding potassium channel family protein: protein MHIIIIGLGGIGQNLARIAVAEKHNVVVIDNNAKKCNDIVTKYDLISVNGDATSATILDEAGVSETDAVIATTSSDAVNLLALLQAKDKGVKNLRSIVNEFEHEDIFQREGITIHKNPSAIVAEDIYNNMLRPGINDFVTIGAGKAEIVDILIKEGTKAAGRSIKDIGLPSNVLVIAVERGDDVIIPDGNTVVLPGDSVFVFIRKNLADKVFNTFSVGNLVR from the coding sequence ATGCACATCATCATCATAGGGCTCGGGGGCATAGGGCAGAACCTGGCGCGCATCGCCGTCGCTGAAAAGCACAACGTGGTGGTCATCGACAATAATGCCAAGAAATGCAACGACATCGTCACGAAGTACGACCTCATCAGCGTGAACGGGGACGCGACATCGGCCACTATTCTCGACGAGGCCGGGGTTTCAGAGACGGATGCGGTGATAGCGACGACGAGCAGCGACGCCGTGAACCTCCTGGCTCTGCTCCAGGCGAAGGATAAAGGGGTGAAGAACCTCCGGTCCATCGTGAACGAGTTCGAGCACGAGGACATATTCCAGAGGGAGGGCATCACGATCCATAAAAACCCGAGCGCTATTGTGGCCGAAGACATATACAACAATATGCTCAGGCCCGGCATCAATGACTTCGTTACCATAGGCGCCGGCAAGGCGGAGATCGTGGACATCCTCATCAAGGAAGGCACGAAGGCGGCCGGCAGGTCCATCAAGGACATCGGCCTCCCCAGCAACGTACTCGTCATAGCCGTCGAGAGGGGGGACGATGTCATCATACCGGACGGCAACACGGTCGTCCTGCCGGGAGACTCCGTGTTCGTCTTTATCAGGAAAAACCTCGCCGACAAGGTCTTTAATACGTTCTCAGTTGGCAACCTGGTGAGATGA
- a CDS encoding cation:proton antiporter, producing MFSLSSTEDFVLVTLLTLCLLLFAAKIGGELARRFGIAAVVGELFAGIILAPTLLGGLHVMGMQLIVVNDEVKMFAELGAILLLFLVGLETRFADFTKSGLLATIVACGGVIVPFVLGYALVIAWGYPYKEALLVGAALTATSIAITVKVLKDIGRFQTKESGILIGAAVIDDVLGLIVLAIVLGLVEGGELNLIDIGIVTVQSVGVWLALTIVGVFGIAKLIDRLCPRKECPRMSGIQGELYGPNSPGIHCILKCDGTQEASAIALCFSYAYVAGLAGLAPILGAFAAGMTIAETKILATIQDVTEKINFLMAPLFFVVIGTYVDLSGLTVDSLIFASILIALAMVGKIIGCGLPLYVMNRDPARAIIVGLGMMSRGEVGLIIAGIGATSGIFSNEVFSAVVLMVVVTTVVTPIALSQAYKRLKFTTPVTLPCISDEECARSP from the coding sequence GTGTTTTCATTGTCGTCCACCGAAGACTTCGTGCTCGTGACACTACTGACCTTGTGCCTGCTACTCTTCGCCGCAAAGATCGGCGGCGAGCTGGCGAGGCGCTTCGGGATAGCGGCCGTGGTCGGCGAGCTGTTTGCTGGCATTATCCTTGCGCCCACTCTGCTGGGTGGTCTGCATGTCATGGGCATGCAGCTCATTGTGGTGAACGACGAGGTCAAAATGTTCGCCGAGCTCGGCGCCATACTCCTGCTATTCCTCGTGGGCCTCGAGACCCGGTTCGCGGACTTCACGAAAAGCGGCCTCCTGGCCACGATCGTCGCCTGCGGCGGCGTCATTGTGCCGTTCGTCCTGGGCTATGCCCTGGTCATCGCCTGGGGCTATCCCTATAAAGAGGCCCTGCTCGTCGGGGCTGCGTTGACCGCTACGAGCATCGCCATCACCGTAAAAGTGCTCAAGGATATTGGCCGCTTCCAGACTAAGGAAAGCGGCATATTGATCGGAGCAGCCGTGATCGACGACGTGCTGGGCCTGATCGTGCTAGCCATCGTGCTCGGCCTGGTCGAGGGCGGCGAGCTGAACTTGATCGATATCGGCATTGTAACAGTACAATCGGTCGGCGTATGGCTGGCCCTTACCATCGTGGGTGTTTTCGGCATCGCGAAGCTGATCGACCGCCTGTGCCCGCGGAAAGAATGTCCGCGCATGTCCGGTATACAGGGCGAGCTCTACGGGCCGAACTCGCCCGGTATCCACTGTATCCTGAAGTGCGATGGCACCCAGGAAGCGTCCGCGATCGCCCTGTGCTTTAGCTACGCATATGTGGCGGGCCTGGCGGGCCTGGCGCCGATCCTCGGGGCATTCGCAGCCGGTATGACCATTGCCGAGACCAAGATCCTGGCGACCATACAGGATGTTACAGAAAAAATTAATTTCCTCATGGCGCCACTCTTCTTCGTCGTCATAGGGACGTACGTAGACCTCTCCGGGCTAACTGTCGATTCGCTGATCTTCGCCTCAATATTGATCGCGCTGGCGATGGTCGGCAAGATCATAGGATGCGGCCTGCCACTTTATGTGATGAACCGGGACCCGGCCCGGGCGATCATCGTGGGCCTGGGCATGATGTCCCGGGGCGAAGTCGGGCTCATCATTGCCGGTATAGGCGCTACGTCCGGCATATTCTCGAACGAAGTATTTTCCGCCGTGGTGCTCATGGTGGTCGTAACTACGGTCGTCACGCCCATAGCGCTCTCTCAGGCTTATAAGCGCTTAAAGTTCACTACGCCAGTGACCTTACCGTGCATATCGGATGAAGAATGCGCCCGGAGCCCTTAA
- the mtrG gene encoding tetrahydromethanopterin S-methyltransferase subunit MtrG: MIPAAAVDPAEFSAVQKRLDDIEGKVEFTNSEIQQSSGRTLGREVGILYGFLFGVLIYVAYSIIMSIV, from the coding sequence ATGATCCCCGCAGCAGCAGTTGACCCGGCAGAGTTCTCGGCCGTCCAAAAGAGGCTGGATGACATCGAGGGGAAGGTGGAGTTCACCAACTCTGAGATACAGCAGAGCTCCGGCAGGACCCTGGGCAGAGAAGTAGGCATCCTCTACGGATTCCTCTTCGGAGTATTGATCTACGTAGCGTACAGCATTATAATGTCGATCGTGTAA
- the mtrH gene encoding tetrahydromethanopterin S-methyltransferase subunit H, which produces MFKYDTPQKVYEVGRAKVGGNPGEYPTVLAGSIFYNKEPIFASKEDSAKGIFNKEGAEKLIRQQEEMSDITGNKVWVQIVSETEESMIKYIEWYSNVGKDAFLVDSTVASARIAGAKKADEIGISDRVIYNSINAAAQQAEMDAIKPLKFTSAIILGFNAVDMSVKGRMEMFTKGGAGQAKGMLTLGTEKGITRPLLDVAATPLGSGSGATYRSIFAVKSQLGEPVGGGYHNIPSAWAWLKKFKKQPGKEGAYMPSDIGSNLVAITLGCNFCLYGPIEHSVEVFPAVAMNDIIVAEAAKDLGTAPLSEVNPLTKLA; this is translated from the coding sequence ATGTTTAAGTATGATACACCACAAAAGGTCTATGAGGTCGGCAGGGCAAAAGTCGGTGGAAACCCTGGCGAATACCCGACCGTTTTAGCGGGTTCCATATTCTACAACAAGGAGCCCATCTTCGCAAGCAAGGAGGACAGCGCGAAGGGCATCTTCAACAAGGAAGGTGCGGAAAAGCTCATCAGGCAGCAGGAGGAGATGTCGGACATCACCGGCAACAAGGTCTGGGTACAGATCGTCTCCGAGACTGAAGAGTCCATGATCAAGTACATCGAGTGGTACTCGAACGTCGGCAAGGACGCGTTCCTGGTCGACTCGACCGTGGCATCCGCCAGGATCGCCGGCGCAAAGAAGGCCGACGAGATCGGCATATCCGACAGGGTCATCTACAACTCCATCAACGCCGCCGCACAGCAGGCCGAGATGGACGCGATCAAGCCCCTAAAGTTCACCTCCGCCATCATCCTCGGCTTCAACGCCGTCGATATGTCCGTCAAGGGCAGGATGGAGATGTTCACCAAGGGCGGCGCAGGCCAGGCAAAGGGCATGCTCACCCTCGGTACCGAGAAGGGCATCACCAGGCCGTTACTCGATGTAGCGGCAACCCCGTTGGGCAGCGGTTCCGGTGCGACCTACAGGTCCATCTTCGCCGTGAAGTCCCAGCTCGGAGAGCCCGTAGGCGGCGGCTACCACAACATCCCGTCCGCATGGGCGTGGCTGAAGAAGTTCAAGAAGCAGCCGGGCAAGGAAGGCGCGTACATGCCGTCGGACATCGGCAGCAACCTCGTCGCCATCACCCTGGGCTGCAACTTCTGTCTCTACGGCCCCATCGAGCACTCCGTCGAGGTCTTCCCCGCGGTCGCCATGAACGACATCATCGTCGCCGAGGCCGCAAAGGACCTGGGCACCGCTCCGCTGTCGGAAGTCAACCCGCTGACCAAGCTGGCATAA
- a CDS encoding TrkH family potassium uptake protein — MLSGGDLKIILSNLKGLFIIIGAIMLAMATISALTGRPGTADGFFYGAVIGIGAGLALNTIYPKSGEPELRHAMVIAAIAYIIVPAISALPFMVTGHMSPIDAFFESISGWTSTGFTMITGPEQADPIILLWRSVTQWFAGLGVILLMVTILIRPGTSTFMLYQSEGRRDKILPSIRSTLKVIWVLYLALTIVSFVLLLVAGMPVWPAVNTALVAISTGGFSIDSDSIAAFHSIPIELALLPIMIAGALPFAVVYRAIGKGVLSLFRDPQVKVFLIIIVIGALLLSLENFYYYNDILASIRYSVFQFITAITGTGLQSADVSQWSQSALFLISIAMIIGGCAGSTASGIKVARVIFIWNEIKLWLARMFQSKNSIVAIKISGKRVTEDTIDQEMAEASLISFLWIFSIVISMFLLSHIAGAQYNLIDILFDVCSAQGNVGVSCGVINPEMPAIGKVLVILNMWIGRLEIIPVMVLVRYAIKGFRI, encoded by the coding sequence ATGCTGTCAGGCGGGGACCTGAAGATCATCTTAAGTAATTTAAAAGGTCTCTTCATCATCATAGGAGCTATCATGCTGGCGATGGCCACGATATCGGCCCTTACGGGCAGGCCCGGGACCGCAGATGGCTTTTTCTATGGGGCTGTCATCGGCATAGGCGCCGGCCTTGCCTTAAATACCATTTACCCTAAGAGCGGAGAGCCGGAATTACGCCACGCCATGGTCATCGCCGCGATCGCATATATCATCGTTCCTGCGATCAGCGCGCTGCCCTTCATGGTCACCGGGCATATGAGCCCCATCGACGCGTTCTTTGAGTCGATCTCCGGGTGGACGAGCACCGGCTTTACGATGATTACGGGCCCGGAGCAGGCCGACCCGATCATATTGTTATGGCGCAGCGTTACCCAGTGGTTCGCGGGCCTGGGCGTGATCCTGCTCATGGTAACGATCCTCATCCGCCCGGGCACGAGCACGTTCATGCTCTACCAGTCGGAGGGCCGTAGAGATAAGATATTGCCGAGCATTCGGTCGACTTTGAAGGTGATATGGGTCCTCTACCTGGCGCTGACTATTGTATCCTTTGTTCTTCTGCTGGTGGCAGGTATGCCCGTGTGGCCGGCCGTCAATACCGCGCTGGTCGCCATCAGCACAGGAGGGTTTTCCATTGATAGCGATAGCATTGCCGCTTTTCACAGCATCCCGATCGAGCTCGCGTTACTGCCGATAATGATCGCCGGCGCTCTGCCATTCGCCGTCGTGTACCGCGCTATAGGAAAAGGCGTGTTAAGCTTATTCCGGGACCCTCAGGTAAAAGTGTTCTTAATTATAATCGTGATTGGAGCGCTATTATTATCCCTGGAAAATTTTTACTACTACAACGATATCCTGGCATCCATCAGGTACTCGGTGTTCCAGTTCATCACGGCGATCACGGGCACAGGGCTACAATCGGCTGACGTATCTCAATGGTCCCAATCCGCCCTGTTCCTCATATCCATCGCCATGATCATCGGCGGTTGTGCCGGGTCCACCGCCAGCGGCATAAAAGTGGCCAGGGTCATTTTTATTTGGAACGAGATCAAGCTGTGGCTCGCCCGGATGTTCCAGTCCAAGAATTCCATCGTGGCGATCAAGATCAGCGGAAAGCGGGTGACTGAGGACACGATAGACCAGGAGATGGCTGAAGCCTCGCTCATATCCTTCCTCTGGATATTCTCCATCGTAATCAGCATGTTCCTGTTATCGCACATCGCCGGCGCGCAATATAATTTAATCGATATCCTCTTTGACGTATGTTCCGCCCAGGGTAATGTGGGGGTCTCCTGCGGCGTCATCAACCCTGAGATGCCCGCCATCGGAAAGGTCTTAGTCATCTTGAACATGTGGATAGGCCGGCTGGAGATCATTCCCGTGATGGTCCTTGTCCGGTATGCTATTAAAGGCTTCAGGATCTAA